From Rhodamnia argentea isolate NSW1041297 chromosome 10, ASM2092103v1, whole genome shotgun sequence, a single genomic window includes:
- the LOC115733565 gene encoding transcription repressor MYB5-like produces MRDPGPASASRGKGTGTTTPCCSKVGIKRGPWTPEEDEVLAGFVRREGEGQWRTLPKRAGLQRCGKSCRLRWMNYLRPSVKRGHIAPDEEDLILRLHRLLGNRWSLIAGRIPGRTDNEIKNYWNTHLSKKLISQGIDPRTHKPLLNHNPSSSPAHVQDNYNASTFTPKATYPNRSVPVEETGDENDLKAVDGQLGQPQNSGVQAHNNKNWQNVEGLMMMNSLGQSYADHNCNNEDIFSSFLDSLMEDEYANQYHRGPTVHPAQFVPAVSLASTVSFNHGNATWELPGLRPETESLGDQQNAVLYNNHLL; encoded by the exons atgagAGACCCAGGTCCAGCTTCAGCTTCAAGGGGCAAGGGCACGGGTACAACAACGCCATGTTGCAGCAAGGTGGGGATAAAGAGAGGGCCATGGACGCCGGAGGAAGACGAGGTCCTCGCCGGCTTCGTGAGGAGGGAAGGCGAGGGACAGTGGCGCACCCTCCCGAAGCGCGCTGGCCTCCAGCGCTGCGGCAAGAGCTGCCGCCTCCGCTGGATGAACTACCTCCGCCCCTCCGTCAAGAGAGGCCACATCGCTCCCGATGAGGAGGACCTCATCCTCCGCCTCCACCGCCTCCTTGGAAACAG GTGGTCTTTGATAGCTGGAAGAATCCCAGGCCGCACTGACAACGAGATCAAGAACTATTGGAACACCCACCTAAGCAAAAAGCTCATCAGCCAAGGAATTGATCCCCGGACTCACAAGCCATTATTGAACCATAACCCCAGCTCTTCACCAGCCCATGTACAAGATAATTATAATGCTTCAACATTCACACCGAAAGCAACTTACCCTAATCGTTCAGTACCAGTGGAAGAAACCGGTGACGAGAACGATCTGAAAGCGGTGGACGGCCAGCTGGGTCAGCCTCAAAACAGCGGTGTCCAAGCACACAACAACAAGAACTGGCAAAATGTGGAGGgactgatgatgatgaacagCCTTGGCCAGAGTTATGCTGATCATAACTGCAATAACGAGGACATATTCTCTTCATTTCTGGATTCGCTCATGGAGGACGAGTACGCAAATCAGTATCACCGGGGTCCAACTGTCCACCCAGCGCAGTTTGTGCCCGCGGTTTCTTTGGCTTCCACGGTGAGCTTCAATCACGGCAATGCCACCTGGGAATTACCAGGACTCAGACCTGAAACGGAAAGCCTTGGTGATCAACAAAACGCGGTTCTATACAATAACCACCTACTGTGA